From Ptiloglossa arizonensis isolate GNS036 chromosome 10, iyPtiAriz1_principal, whole genome shotgun sequence, the proteins below share one genomic window:
- the LOC143152031 gene encoding uncharacterized protein LOC143152031, which translates to MLPKYKSKEYVLDKLHRGFVNVCVTVTLVTGSIITYKIYEYFRYVRPIFKKQHLKAQEELLMEGKPIEDIEPM; encoded by the coding sequence atgttgcCAAAGTATAAAAGCAAAGAATATGTCTTGGATAAGTTACACAGAGGGTTTGTAAACGTATGTGTTACTGTTACATTAGTAACCGGTTCGATAATTACTTacaaaatatatgaatattttcGTTACGTACGTCCCATATTCAAAAAACAACATCTTAAAGCTCAAGAAGAATTGTTGATGGAAGGAAAACCCATAGAAGATATTGAACCGATGTAA